The Bacteroidia bacterium genome has a segment encoding these proteins:
- a CDS encoding MerR family transcriptional regulator encodes MNTEANYSIKDLEKLSGIKAHTLRIWEKRYSIFTPQRTDTNIRMYSNEELRKILNISLLNKNGFKISSIASMVPNEVAQLVASINLVKTENEDLIDSFILSMIDLDEPFFDKTFNSCIIKMGFESTIQDIIFPFLSRIGTMWQSGSINPAQEHFVSNIIRQKMIVAIDGIKSSSIQKQMQTFVLFLRENELHEMVILFYNYALRSRGYRTIYLGQSVPVIDLERVVHIIRPDFILTVATNPFSPKEWKEFKSNIDLLSTKTSIYLTGKPLQEFEIQTNKNIHFFKSLPELIKLVSR; translated from the coding sequence ATGAATACAGAAGCCAACTATTCCATTAAAGATTTGGAAAAGTTGTCAGGCATTAAAGCCCATACACTTAGAATTTGGGAAAAAAGATATTCTATTTTCACCCCTCAACGCACCGATACTAACATCCGGATGTATTCCAATGAGGAGTTGAGAAAAATATTAAATATCAGTCTTTTAAACAAAAACGGATTCAAAATTTCATCCATTGCATCCATGGTACCAAATGAAGTAGCCCAATTGGTTGCTTCCATTAATTTGGTAAAAACAGAAAACGAAGACTTAATTGATAGCTTCATACTATCCATGATTGACCTGGATGAACCATTTTTTGATAAAACCTTCAATAGCTGTATTATTAAAATGGGATTTGAATCAACGATTCAAGATATCATTTTCCCATTTCTTTCCAGAATTGGCACCATGTGGCAATCCGGGAGTATCAACCCTGCTCAGGAACATTTTGTCAGCAATATCATCCGGCAAAAAATGATAGTTGCTATAGATGGAATTAAATCAAGTTCCATTCAAAAACAGATGCAAACATTTGTCTTGTTTCTAAGAGAAAACGAATTGCACGAAATGGTCATACTATTTTACAACTATGCGTTGCGAAGCCGCGGATATAGAACCATTTACCTAGGTCAAAGCGTTCCTGTTATTGACCTGGAAAGAGTTGTTCATATAATTAGACCAGACTTCATTTTAACCGTTGCAACCAATCCATTTTCTCCAAAAGAATGGAAAGAGTTTAAAAGTAACATAGATCTACTTAGCACTAAAACCTCAATTTATTTAACAGGTAAGCCTTTACAGGAGTTTGAAATTCAAACCAATAAGAATATTCACTTCTTCAAATCCCTACCTGAATTGATAAAACTTGTTTCAAGGTAA
- a CDS encoding enoyl-CoA hydratase/isomerase family protein, giving the protein MEQGWVKTESEFNGKIAKITFHHPQSNSLPGNLLRSIAREIELAGMNDDYLAILLQSEGEKSFCAGASFDELIAIQNKEEGLHFFSGFALVINAMRKAPKFVITRVHNKAVGGGVGIACASDYCYATNHASAKLSELAVGIGPFVVGPAVERKIGKSAFQQMSIHAAKWHTASWAKEKGMYNEVFDSIEEMDTSINSLLSFLVNSNPEAMKDLKQIFWEGTENWDQFLVERAKISGKLVLSDFTRNSIQKFKGK; this is encoded by the coding sequence ATGGAACAAGGCTGGGTTAAAACCGAATCGGAATTTAATGGAAAAATTGCTAAAATTACCTTTCACCATCCACAAAGCAATTCTCTTCCGGGAAATTTGTTAAGATCCATTGCAAGAGAAATAGAGTTGGCTGGAATGAATGATGACTATTTGGCAATCCTCTTGCAAAGTGAAGGTGAAAAATCCTTTTGCGCCGGTGCATCCTTTGATGAATTAATCGCCATTCAAAATAAAGAAGAAGGGCTCCATTTTTTTAGTGGTTTTGCTTTGGTAATAAATGCCATGAGAAAAGCCCCGAAATTTGTAATTACCCGGGTACATAACAAAGCTGTTGGCGGTGGAGTTGGCATTGCTTGTGCGTCAGATTATTGCTATGCTACTAATCATGCATCGGCCAAACTGAGCGAATTAGCTGTAGGAATAGGCCCATTTGTTGTAGGACCGGCTGTTGAAAGAAAAATTGGGAAATCAGCTTTCCAACAGATGAGTATTCATGCTGCAAAATGGCACACAGCGAGTTGGGCAAAAGAAAAAGGTATGTATAATGAAGTTTTTGATTCAATAGAAGAAATGGATACTTCAATTAATTCGTTGCTTAGTTTCTTAGTGAATTCAAATCCTGAAGCCATGAAAGATTTAAAGCAAATCTTTTGGGAAGGTACCGAAAATTGGGATCAATTCCTTGTTGAAAGAGCTAAAATTAGTGGCAAACTAGTGCTTAGCGATTTTACCAGAAACTCCATCCAAAAATTTAAAGGAAAATAG
- a CDS encoding RecQ family ATP-dependent DNA helicase yields MHPILKQYWGHDGFRPMQEEIIRSVLDGRDTIALLPTGGGKSICYQVPGLALGGLTLVISPLVALMKDQVDTLQKMGIKAVFISSVMSYREIDIALDNCAYGKVKFLYVSPERLKTELFLARVKKMNVKLVAIDEAHCISQWGYDFRPPYLQIAELRSHLPKVPFMALTATATPEVIKDIGERLEMKNPQIFQKSFDRPNLSYLFLKESDKENRLTSIFKKSSGTGIVYTRNRRLTVEVANLLKHQSISADFYHAGLEPEIRNQKQQDWIANKTRVIVCTNAFGMGIDKPDVRTVVHFQPPDCIEAYFQEAGRGGRDGKPAYGVLLYDERDIEDLEFQLKNAFPEKSEIRTVYQALVNYFQLAVGSGKDDFLEFDLLDFCKTYNLNHLKSLKCLDLLAKNDYIFLTDSVFMPSRLMFKVDKNELYSYQLKYPRLDGILKTILRSYSGIFDEFVVIREKDIAFRAKTSVEKLIKDLENLHKQEILVYVPQSSLPKINFPHGVVLAKDLFFDSETFEKRKKQVEIRNQAFIDLLIDDEGCRTQRMLRYFGEADAKPCGRCDVCLQKVKKDLSTKDLLKLESLVLDWVKEKPISYDWLIQKTEHPKQMQELIRFLVGEGKIVQEGNWLKQPKQ; encoded by the coding sequence ATCCATCCAATTTTAAAGCAGTATTGGGGGCATGATGGTTTTAGACCTATGCAGGAGGAAATTATTAGGTCTGTTTTGGATGGCAGGGATACCATTGCGCTTCTTCCTACCGGTGGTGGAAAATCTATTTGTTACCAAGTGCCCGGACTTGCCTTGGGTGGACTAACTCTTGTCATTTCTCCCTTGGTGGCCTTAATGAAGGATCAGGTTGATACCTTGCAAAAAATGGGAATTAAAGCAGTTTTTATTTCATCCGTAATGTCTTACAGAGAAATAGACATTGCTCTTGATAACTGTGCTTATGGGAAAGTCAAGTTTCTATATGTTTCACCTGAACGATTGAAGACTGAATTGTTTCTGGCCAGGGTTAAAAAAATGAATGTCAAGTTGGTTGCTATCGATGAAGCCCACTGTATTTCCCAATGGGGATACGATTTTCGACCTCCCTATCTGCAAATTGCTGAACTAAGAAGCCATTTACCAAAGGTTCCATTTATGGCATTAACTGCAACCGCAACACCTGAGGTTATAAAAGATATTGGTGAAAGGTTGGAAATGAAAAACCCGCAAATTTTTCAAAAGAGTTTTGATCGTCCCAATTTATCTTACTTATTTCTGAAAGAAAGTGACAAAGAAAATAGGTTAACTTCTATTTTTAAGAAATCATCCGGTACAGGAATTGTTTATACCAGAAATAGGAGATTGACTGTAGAAGTGGCTAATTTGCTTAAACATCAATCTATTTCAGCCGATTTTTACCATGCCGGATTAGAACCGGAAATTAGAAATCAAAAACAACAGGATTGGATAGCCAATAAAACTCGTGTTATTGTTTGCACCAACGCATTTGGAATGGGAATTGACAAGCCGGATGTTCGAACAGTTGTACATTTTCAACCTCCCGATTGTATTGAGGCCTACTTTCAGGAAGCGGGTAGGGGAGGACGAGATGGTAAACCGGCCTATGGGGTATTGCTATACGACGAAAGGGATATTGAGGATCTGGAGTTTCAACTAAAGAACGCATTTCCTGAAAAAAGTGAAATACGCACGGTTTATCAGGCTTTGGTTAATTATTTTCAGTTAGCAGTAGGAAGTGGAAAGGATGATTTTTTGGAGTTTGACTTGTTAGATTTTTGCAAAACATATAACCTAAATCACCTTAAAAGTTTAAAATGTTTGGATTTATTGGCCAAGAACGATTATATTTTTTTGACAGATTCTGTCTTTATGCCATCGAGGCTTATGTTCAAGGTGGATAAAAATGAACTTTATTCCTATCAATTAAAATATCCACGGTTGGATGGAATATTGAAAACCATCCTTCGGTCTTATTCAGGAATTTTCGACGAATTTGTTGTAATCCGAGAAAAGGATATTGCTTTTCGTGCAAAAACTTCTGTGGAAAAGTTAATTAAAGATTTAGAAAACCTCCACAAGCAAGAGATTCTTGTTTATGTGCCACAAAGTAGTTTGCCAAAAATAAATTTTCCGCATGGGGTTGTTTTGGCCAAGGATTTATTTTTTGATTCCGAAACATTTGAAAAAAGAAAGAAGCAAGTTGAAATTCGTAATCAAGCATTTATTGATTTATTAATTGATGACGAAGGTTGTAGAACCCAACGTATGTTAAGGTATTTTGGTGAAGCCGATGCAAAGCCATGTGGAAGATGCGATGTATGCCTTCAAAAAGTAAAAAAAGATTTAAGTACCAAAGACCTGTTAAAACTTGAAAGCCTGGTATTAGATTGGGTAAAAGAAAAACCAATATCGTATGATTGGCTGATTCAAAAAACGGAACACCCCAAACAAATGCAAGAATTAATTCGATTTCTGGTAGGGGAAGGAAAGATTGTTCAGGAAGGAAATTGGCTTAAACAACCCAAACAATAA
- a CDS encoding TlpA family protein disulfide reductase — MSIGLDVLLQFRIINFFGMKRLIFCLLVGVNSFSTAISSTVFIKATTEGNGDTALVITERALPGVDYHKALYSGKSSSLGIALPYELPMLAFVKFQGQEIPLFVTNGDSLWIDFVSGKPNFKGKKANENALLYQFLQMFGSGYQRDSIKKKMYANSIDEFEIQLYDKRKEQEKWVEKQSATNDFKDYLNSYARFWYWGAIFAYPIERANASPQNPVIALPKLVLEGFEESSLSNIKLLAVAPFREFLFYYITYITSESNGFNKFTDVGTSTERKSAQAYAKLKGENAVYIASRFLNDNMEKISEPVSRRLVELINEKDASKAYYKYLSQKLKLVSTKSTSADGKAKDSSAKTDQANSPFSLKDLKGKSVKLEDFKGKVVYIDFWASWCGPCRQMFPFSKQLHEKLNEKQKKEIVFLYISIDGTEESWKKAIEQLDLSNGVNVISPGNWQSEVVKCFQISSIPRYMILDKKGNLVDSNAKRPADPSLLSDLLNLLN, encoded by the coding sequence ATGTCAATTGGATTAGATGTACTTTTACAATTCAGAATAATTAATTTCTTTGGGATGAAACGTTTGATTTTTTGTTTATTAGTCGGAGTAAATAGTTTTTCCACGGCTATTTCAAGCACTGTATTTATTAAAGCTACTACCGAAGGCAATGGTGACACCGCTTTAGTTATTACGGAAAGGGCCTTACCCGGTGTTGATTATCATAAAGCCTTGTATTCAGGCAAAAGTTCATCTTTGGGAATAGCCTTGCCTTATGAACTTCCTATGTTGGCCTTTGTTAAGTTTCAAGGACAAGAAATTCCATTGTTTGTTACCAATGGTGATAGTTTGTGGATTGATTTTGTGTCAGGTAAACCAAATTTCAAGGGCAAAAAAGCGAATGAGAATGCCTTGCTTTATCAATTCCTCCAGATGTTTGGTTCCGGTTACCAGCGTGATTCGATCAAGAAGAAGATGTATGCGAACTCCATTGATGAATTTGAAATTCAGCTTTATGATAAACGGAAAGAGCAAGAAAAATGGGTTGAAAAGCAATCTGCCACCAACGATTTTAAAGATTATTTGAATTCCTATGCCAGGTTTTGGTATTGGGGAGCAATTTTCGCTTATCCAATTGAAAGGGCAAATGCTTCCCCTCAAAATCCGGTAATTGCTCTTCCAAAACTTGTTTTGGAAGGATTTGAAGAATCGAGCCTTTCCAACATAAAACTATTGGCAGTTGCTCCTTTTCGAGAGTTTCTATTTTACTATATTACCTACATAACTTCTGAGTCAAATGGTTTTAATAAATTTACAGATGTTGGTACTTCAACAGAACGAAAATCGGCGCAAGCATATGCTAAATTGAAGGGTGAAAACGCAGTTTATATAGCTTCCCGGTTTTTGAATGACAACATGGAAAAGATTAGTGAACCCGTATCCCGTCGTCTGGTTGAACTAATTAACGAGAAGGATGCGTCAAAGGCTTATTATAAGTATTTGTCACAGAAATTGAAATTGGTATCAACCAAATCAACAAGCGCAGATGGAAAGGCAAAGGATAGTTCTGCCAAGACTGATCAGGCAAATTCTCCATTTTCACTAAAAGATTTAAAAGGGAAATCAGTGAAATTGGAGGATTTTAAAGGTAAGGTGGTATATATTGATTTCTGGGCGAGTTGGTGTGGACCATGCAGACAGATGTTCCCATTTTCAAAACAATTGCATGAAAAATTGAATGAGAAGCAAAAAAAGGAGATTGTGTTTTTATATATTTCCATTGATGGAACTGAGGAATCGTGGAAGAAGGCCATTGAACAGCTAGATTTGAGCAATGGCGTGAATGTGATTAGTCCGGGAAATTGGCAAAGTGAGGTTGTAAAATGTTTTCAAATTTCGAGTATACCCAGGTACATGATTTTGGACAAAAAGGGGAATTTGGTTGATAGTAATGCCAAGAGACCGGCAGATCCAAGTTTATTGAGCGATTTATTAAACTTGTTAAATTAG
- a CDS encoding gliding motility-associated C-terminal domain-containing protein, whose translation MKLKLLFVNVISLLAFQSGFSQNAALPQQGKVVKLNPAEYQSLKEQGKLDFSNGNSYEINFPKNTEPKKVKIHPSQYPAGKSLIGGNCSPFVASCSDTSTDFVPGIDFANDDGSSSLINLPFTFCLYGTSYNSCYINNNGNISFGQAVGTYSSSGFPNSTAPMVAPFWADFDTNPYDNGQGCLVKMQLSSGYLRVLYQNIGYFSSNFDKQNNCEVIITDGLDPILPPGNNCAFLYGDMQWTTGDASQGTNGFGGIPSTVGANKGDGVNFIQFGRFDHAGIDFDGPFGNPDGVSWLDNKTFIFDVCANGGSNNIAPLTSNQFSGCDTIRVCLFDTVNWQFDFFGPEQGQSVTVGLDTIGSFVPGLTVVNQSNGTTGSISLQFVSDTSNIGVHSFTINGTDDGSPNRTTSISLYVEVLNDSLPRPIILGTLGYCNNDLTTLASNNSYAEYLWSNGSTDSSVTVAAGDYSLIVAGPNGCIRKSDTITVVSSDPNVTAIGSTTGCGIDSIQVNLTYSPSGASILWEDGSTSDSRWFTNDDTLMVYVTDTLGCSDSTQFIVGVHPFPPVPVISGDNSLCNSETTTLSVSVPGMDSYIWNDLFFPLLSNVRPNVSAGNYTVTIVDNFGCSSTSANFIVTATDPNLTLVGDPELCGNGTTLAGQTTTGGPIWWSTGDTINSLAFFQNGPVTVYTSAGGCLDSITTTILLHPIPPAPIISGNTHTCFGVNTILSGPSGFTQYVWSNGNVTQSINVPAGTYSLYVVDQFTCKSDTTFITVGNSDTLVDIVGNDTICSPTQLLTLAIGDSSLNYTYLWSNGSDSSSAVMSGFPDTSFVIVTDQFGCVDTHNFLFWSFAPPVANFTIDPPFLSGTQKPVVFTDSSYVTGADDEIIGWHWNFGNQDDPNIPDDTSTVPSPTHIFADEDTGKITVQLIVTNSIGCTDTMNVEYTIANDLEFFNVMTPNGDGKNDNLVINYLIQKSPENNLKIYDRWGVKIFDKDNYRNDWNGEKFSAGTYYFVLKHKEGTKASFFTIIRD comes from the coding sequence ATGAAACTAAAACTACTTTTTGTAAATGTTATCTCTTTACTAGCCTTTCAATCAGGTTTTTCTCAAAATGCTGCCCTACCTCAGCAAGGAAAAGTTGTAAAACTTAATCCGGCAGAGTACCAATCCCTTAAAGAACAAGGCAAATTGGATTTTAGCAATGGAAATTCCTATGAAATTAACTTTCCTAAAAATACCGAACCTAAAAAAGTTAAAATTCACCCTAGTCAATACCCCGCCGGAAAATCCCTTATTGGAGGAAACTGCTCACCATTCGTGGCTAGCTGCTCCGATACTTCCACTGATTTTGTTCCCGGAATAGATTTTGCCAACGATGATGGAAGCTCTAGCCTTATTAATCTTCCTTTTACTTTTTGCCTGTACGGTACTTCCTATAATTCCTGTTATATCAATAATAATGGAAATATTTCTTTTGGACAGGCAGTTGGAACTTATTCCTCTTCAGGCTTTCCTAATAGCACAGCTCCAATGGTAGCTCCTTTTTGGGCAGATTTTGATACCAACCCTTACGATAATGGTCAGGGTTGCTTGGTTAAAATGCAACTTAGCAGCGGATATTTAAGAGTTTTGTATCAAAATATTGGATATTTTTCTTCCAACTTTGACAAACAAAATAACTGTGAAGTAATTATCACTGATGGTTTAGATCCTATCTTACCTCCCGGTAATAATTGCGCCTTCCTTTACGGCGATATGCAATGGACTACCGGTGATGCATCCCAAGGAACCAACGGTTTCGGTGGAATACCTTCAACCGTTGGAGCAAACAAAGGAGACGGTGTTAATTTTATTCAATTCGGACGTTTTGATCACGCCGGAATTGATTTTGATGGACCTTTCGGCAATCCAGACGGTGTTTCTTGGCTGGATAACAAAACCTTTATTTTTGATGTTTGTGCAAATGGGGGTAGCAATAATATCGCTCCTCTTACAAGTAACCAATTCTCCGGTTGCGATACCATCCGGGTTTGTCTTTTTGACACTGTAAATTGGCAATTTGATTTTTTTGGCCCTGAACAAGGTCAATCTGTTACAGTTGGTCTCGATACCATCGGATCCTTTGTACCTGGACTAACAGTCGTAAACCAATCCAATGGAACTACTGGAAGTATTTCTTTACAATTTGTCTCTGATACATCCAATATTGGCGTTCATAGTTTTACTATTAATGGTACTGATGATGGCAGCCCTAACCGAACTACTTCTATTTCTTTGTATGTGGAAGTATTAAATGATTCCCTTCCAAGACCAATTATTTTAGGTACACTTGGTTATTGCAACAATGACCTAACTACACTTGCTTCAAATAATTCTTATGCAGAATACCTATGGAGCAATGGCTCTACCGATAGCTCCGTTACCGTAGCTGCAGGCGATTATTCCCTAATCGTTGCCGGACCAAATGGCTGTATCCGAAAGTCAGATACCATTACAGTTGTGTCTTCCGACCCTAACGTGACAGCAATTGGTTCTACAACCGGTTGCGGAATTGATAGTATTCAAGTTAATCTTACTTATTCTCCCTCCGGTGCATCCATACTTTGGGAAGATGGTAGTACCTCCGATTCCCGTTGGTTCACCAATGATGATACGCTAATGGTTTACGTAACAGATACTCTTGGTTGCTCCGATTCTACTCAATTTATTGTCGGAGTTCACCCTTTTCCTCCTGTTCCTGTAATTTCTGGTGACAATTCTCTTTGTAATTCTGAAACAACAACTTTATCGGTTTCTGTTCCCGGTATGGATTCTTATATCTGGAACGATTTGTTTTTCCCTTTGCTTTCCAACGTACGCCCCAATGTTTCTGCCGGCAACTATACTGTAACTATTGTTGACAACTTTGGCTGTTCCTCTACTAGTGCTAACTTCATCGTAACTGCTACTGATCCTAATCTAACCTTGGTAGGTGATCCTGAATTATGCGGAAACGGTACAACCTTAGCAGGTCAAACTACTACCGGTGGACCCATTTGGTGGAGTACTGGTGATACCATTAATTCCTTGGCATTCTTTCAAAATGGACCGGTTACTGTTTACACTTCCGCCGGTGGTTGCCTTGATTCTATAACTACTACCATTTTACTACACCCTATTCCTCCGGCTCCAATTATCTCCGGAAATACTCATACTTGCTTTGGTGTTAATACCATCCTATCAGGCCCTAGTGGATTTACTCAATATGTTTGGTCTAATGGAAATGTTACCCAATCGATTAATGTACCGGCAGGTACCTATAGCCTGTATGTCGTTGACCAATTTACTTGTAAATCAGACACTACGTTCATAACAGTGGGCAATTCAGATACCTTAGTGGATATCGTCGGAAACGACACCATTTGCTCTCCAACCCAATTGTTAACCCTTGCTATTGGCGACTCTTCCTTAAATTATACCTACCTCTGGAGCAATGGTTCCGATTCCTCTTCTGCAGTAATGTCAGGATTCCCCGATACTTCGTTTGTAATTGTAACTGACCAATTTGGATGTGTTGATACTCATAACTTCTTATTCTGGTCCTTTGCTCCGCCTGTTGCTAATTTCACCATTGACCCTCCTTTCCTTTCCGGAACTCAAAAACCGGTAGTATTTACCGACTCTTCCTATGTTACCGGAGCAGATGATGAAATTATTGGATGGCACTGGAATTTTGGAAATCAAGATGACCCTAATATACCGGATGACACTTCAACCGTGCCTAGTCCAACCCATATTTTTGCAGATGAAGACACAGGAAAAATTACTGTTCAATTAATTGTTACAAACTCTATTGGCTGCACAGATACTATGAATGTGGAATATACGATTGCCAATGATTTGGAATTCTTTAACGTAATGACTCCAAACGGTGATGGCAAAAATGACAACCTGGTTATTAATTACCTGATTCAAAAATCCCCTGAAAATAATTTAAAAATTTACGATCGATGGGGTGTAAAAATCTTCGATAAGGATAACTACCGAAACGACTGGAACGGAGAAAAATTCTCTGCCGGAACTTATTATTTCGTTCTGAAACATAAGGAAGGCACTAAAGCATCCTTCTTCACAATCATTCGAGATTAA
- a CDS encoding pyridoxal-phosphate dependent enzyme, with product MLQIPSLTDIEISHKLIQPFIHQTPVFTNNYLNELVEAELFFKCENFQKVGAFKMRGASNAVNRLELSDLKSGVATHSSGNHAAALALAAKQKGIPAFIVMPSTAPPIKKNAVKSYGGTIIECAPTLEARESTLHEVVKNTGATFIHPFDNYSVIAGQSTAALELLRQTPQLDYLFAPVGGGGLLSGTALITSYLSPSTLVIGAEPLGANDAFISFNNGILTPVSNPKTIADGLLTSLSEKTFSIIRSKVQNILLADETTILEALKLIWERMKIIIEPSSALPLATILLNKSIVKNKKVGIILSGGNADFNALKFN from the coding sequence ATCCTTCAAATTCCATCTTTAACTGACATTGAAATTAGCCATAAGTTAATTCAACCTTTTATTCATCAAACCCCTGTTTTCACCAATAACTATTTGAATGAACTGGTTGAAGCCGAACTTTTCTTTAAATGCGAGAATTTTCAAAAAGTTGGTGCTTTTAAGATGAGAGGTGCAAGCAATGCTGTGAATCGATTAGAATTATCCGACTTAAAATCAGGTGTTGCTACTCATAGCAGTGGTAACCATGCTGCAGCTTTGGCATTGGCAGCCAAACAAAAAGGTATACCGGCTTTCATTGTAATGCCTTCAACAGCTCCTCCAATAAAAAAAAATGCCGTCAAATCATACGGTGGAACAATTATCGAATGTGCACCAACCTTGGAAGCCAGAGAATCAACCCTTCATGAAGTAGTAAAAAATACCGGGGCAACTTTTATTCATCCTTTTGACAATTATTCGGTTATCGCCGGACAATCAACTGCTGCACTCGAACTCCTGAGACAAACACCTCAGCTTGATTACCTTTTTGCTCCGGTAGGGGGTGGTGGACTTCTAAGTGGAACTGCCTTAATAACAAGTTATTTATCTCCATCAACCCTGGTTATTGGTGCCGAACCTTTAGGAGCCAATGATGCCTTCATCTCTTTTAATAATGGAATTCTAACTCCGGTTTCTAATCCTAAGACCATAGCAGATGGACTTCTGACCTCCCTCAGTGAAAAAACATTTTCAATCATTCGCAGTAAAGTACAAAATATCCTTTTGGCAGATGAAACTACCATTCTCGAAGCGTTGAAACTTATTTGGGAAAGAATGAAGATAATTATTGAACCTTCATCTGCCTTACCCTTGGCAACCATTCTTCTAAATAAGTCGATTGTAAAAAATAAAAAAGTTGGAATAATTTTAAGCGGAGGAAATGCTGATTTCAACGCCTTAAAATTTAACTAG
- the rbfA gene encoding 30S ribosome-binding factor RbfA — protein MASLRQNKFSRLLQKELSSYFLVESRHFQTGCMITVTIVRISPDLGEAKIYLSFFQVVDNAKVLASITDKTWEIRKWLGDRIRHQARVVPNLHFYIDDSLDYAANIERLLQDNSSPKL, from the coding sequence ATGGCTAGTCTGAGACAAAATAAATTTTCACGCCTTTTACAGAAGGAGCTTAGTTCATATTTCTTGGTTGAAAGCAGACATTTTCAAACGGGATGTATGATTACAGTTACTATTGTAAGGATAAGTCCGGATTTAGGAGAAGCTAAGATTTATTTAAGTTTTTTTCAGGTTGTTGATAATGCTAAGGTTTTGGCAAGTATCACGGATAAAACCTGGGAGATTAGAAAGTGGTTAGGTGACCGGATACGGCATCAGGCGAGGGTAGTACCCAATCTTCATTTTTACATTGATGATTCATTGGATTATGCTGCCAATATTGAACGTTTACTTCAAGATAATTCATCACCAAAATTGTAA
- a CDS encoding class I SAM-dependent methyltransferase, with amino-acid sequence MQYDPIKRSLGNVFNKSPFLRKVFYNLLDLLLLRSWHIHKQLKAWEKTIQNSSPAILDAGAGFGQYSFWMAKRNPKATILAVDVKSEQVEDCNAFMKSISFNHVKFEVADLLEYKKSGTYDLILSVDVMEHILEDTLVFRNFHESLKKGGMLLISTPSDQGGSDAHDEDDASFIEEHVRNGYNIKEIEDKLRDSGFSKVEVNYSYGKPGQIAWRFSMKYPILALGATKLFFLILPFYYLFFYPICFVLNYLDTNFKHSTGTGLIVKAWK; translated from the coding sequence ATGCAATACGACCCCATTAAGCGTTCATTAGGAAACGTATTTAATAAGAGTCCTTTTTTAAGAAAGGTATTTTACAACTTACTTGACCTACTATTGTTAAGAAGTTGGCATATTCACAAGCAGTTAAAGGCCTGGGAGAAAACTATTCAGAATTCATCACCTGCTATTTTGGATGCCGGTGCCGGTTTTGGTCAATATTCATTTTGGATGGCAAAAAGAAATCCTAAGGCAACAATACTGGCAGTGGATGTGAAATCGGAGCAGGTAGAGGATTGTAATGCTTTTATGAAATCCATCTCATTTAATCATGTGAAATTTGAAGTGGCAGATTTGTTAGAATATAAGAAATCCGGTACATATGATTTGATTTTGTCAGTAGATGTAATGGAGCATATATTGGAGGATACCCTTGTATTTCGTAATTTTCATGAGTCCTTAAAAAAGGGAGGAATGCTTCTTATTTCCACACCAAGTGATCAAGGAGGTTCCGATGCCCATGATGAAGATGATGCATCATTTATAGAGGAGCACGTTCGAAATGGATATAACATTAAAGAAATTGAGGATAAATTAAGGGATTCAGGGTTCTCCAAAGTTGAGGTAAACTATTCCTATGGTAAGCCAGGACAGATTGCCTGGCGCTTTTCGATGAAATATCCAATTTTAGCTTTGGGAGCAACAAAATTGTTTTTCTTAATTTTACCTTTTTATTATTTGTTTTTTTATCCAATTTGTTTTGTTTTGAACTATTTAGATACGAATTTTAAACATTCAACTGGGACTGGATTAATTGTTAAAGCCTGGAAATAA